The genome window ATAAGTGTGCTGAGATGTATTACAGGGGCAAAATGTTCGGTTTTGTTCACCTCTACAATGGACAAGAGGCGGTTTCGAGCGGTATTGTTAAGTCTTTGAGAGCCAATGAGGATTATGTCTGTAGTACCTACAGAGATCATGTTCACGCCCTCAGTAGCAATGTCCCTGCTAGGGAAGTAATGGCGGAGCTATTTGGTAAATCCACGGGTTGTAGTAAAGGACGTGGTGGCTCTATGCACATGTTTTCTGCGGAGCATAAATTGTTGGGTGGATATGCCTTTGTGGCTGAAGGAATTCCTGTGGCAACGGGCGCGGCTTATCAAAGTATGTATCGCCGTAGGGCTTTGGGTGATGAAAGTTCTGATCAGGTGACGGTATGTTTCTTTGGTGATGGGGCTAGTAATAATGGACAGTTTTTTGAATGTCTCAATATGGCTGCTTTATGGAAGTTGCCTGTGATTTATGTGGTAGAAAACAATAAATGGGCTATTGGTATGGCTCATGAGCGTGCTACTTCTCAACCTGAAATTTATAAAAAAGCCAGTGTCTT of Cyanobacterium sp. HL-69 contains these proteins:
- the pdhA gene encoding pyruvate dehydrogenase E1 component alpha subunit PdhA, whose product is MAEERILPKFDHSTVEISKEESLVYYEDMVLGRLFEDKCAEMYYRGKMFGFVHLYNGQEAVSSGIVKSLRANEDYVCSTYRDHVHALSSNVPAREVMAELFGKSTGCSKGRGGSMHMFSAEHKLLGGYAFVAEGIPVATGAAYQSMYRRRALGDESSDQVTVCFFGDGASNNGQFFECLNMAALWKLPVIYVVENNKWAIGMAHERATSQPEIYKKASVFNMEGYEVDGMDVLAVRDVAQKAIARARAGEGPTLIEALTYRFRGHSLADPDELRDAKEKEFWNARDPIKKFAQYLTENNIVTQAELDAIDKKVMETIDDAVKFAEESPEPDPSELYDYIFA